A part of Aegilops tauschii subsp. strangulata cultivar AL8/78 chromosome 2, Aet v6.0, whole genome shotgun sequence genomic DNA contains:
- the LOC109736085 gene encoding BTB/POZ and MATH domain-containing protein 2-like translates to MGNRFCCSSVRQQYPPKKEGSPPPPAETWSRCSTESVTATHNFEVTGFSSLEGIGAGKFLRSRKFTIGGCEWDLHLYPDGWKEEHKSVYASVFLSLCEGETGTSGVTTKYTLTLLDQHGRVSNLTTQGSQGSLQHTFHSTTRYWGFEKFVEKSKLRQLLALTGDSFTVRCVLTVIKKGQAEDVHTAVAPLPQSNLHKHFLDMLKGGEGADVTFTVAGQSFLAHRCVLAARSPVFKAELFGKMNETLAQSIKIDGMEPSIFEALLHFIYTDSLSDDRHADDRHTEMQHLLVAADRYGVDRLMAICEGKLCRSIGVQTVATTLALAEQHHCMHLKRACLEFLSSRDVRQAVKETDGFKHLVTSCPSVILEIFDKPPPQS, encoded by the coding sequence ATGGGAAACCGATTTTGCTGCTCTTCGGTCAGGCAGCAGTACCCACCAAAGAAGGAGGGTAGCCCCCCTCCCCCGGCCGAGACATGGTCGAGATGCTCGACGGAGAGCGTCACGGCGACGCACAACTTCGAGGTGACCGGTTTCTCGTCGCTGGAGGGCATAGGTGCCGGTAAGTTCCTCAGGTCGCGAAAGTTCACCATCGGTGGCTGCGAGTGGGATCTCCACTTATACCCCGACGGATGGAAGGAGGAGCACAAATCTGTCTACGCGTCGGTCTTCCTGTCTCTCTGTGAAGGAGAAACCGGGACGTCAGGGGTGACGACCAAGTACACCTTGACATTGCTGGACCAACATGGTAGAGTATCCAACCTTACTACCCAGGGATCCCAAGGTAGCCTACAACATACTTTCCATAGTACCACCCGCTATTGGGGCTTTGAGAAGTTTGTCGAGAAATCAAAGCTGCGACAGCTGCTTGCCCTCACCGGGGACTCCTTCACAGTCAGATGTGTCTTGACTGTCATCAAAAAGGGTCAGGCAGAAGATGTGCACACGGCCGTCGCACCGCTCCCGCAGTCCAACCTGCACAAACACTTCCTAGATATGTTGAAGGGTGGGGAAGGCGCGGACGTGACCTTCACCGTCGCAGGCCAGTCGTTCCTCGCGCATAGATGTGTGCTCGCCGCAAGGTCCCCGGTGTTTAAGGCTGAGCTCTTTGGTAAGATGAATGAGACTCTGGCGCAGAGCATCAAGATCGATGGCATGGAACCCTCCATCTTCGAGGCACTCCTTCACTTCATCTACACGGATTCTCTGTCGGATGACCGGCATGCGGATGATAGACACACGGAGATGCAGCACCTGCTGGTTGCCGCGGATCGTTACGGAGTCGATAGGTTAATGGCGATATGCGAAGGGAAATTGTGTCGAAGCATCGGCGTGCAAACCGTCGCAACGACCCTTGCTCTAGCGGAGCAACACCACTGCATGCACCTGAAAAGGGCATGTCTTGAATTTTTGTCTTCCCGGGATGTCCGCCAAGCTGTCAAAGAAACAGATGGATTCAAGCATCTCGTAACAAGCTGCCCATCGGTTATTCTCGAGATTTTCGACAAGCCTCCCCCACAATCCTGA